Sequence from the Tenrec ecaudatus isolate mTenEca1 chromosome 6, mTenEca1.hap1, whole genome shotgun sequence genome:
CTTCCCCTTCTCTGGGTTGACGAGGTAGTCAATGTCCTCATACAAGGCCTCCTCAAGAGCATCTTCAAAAGCGTGTGCGTCTGCAGAAAGCAACGTGAGCTCAGAGGCTGATCTAGACGGTGCACTTATTAATAGGCAAAGTCTTCGGTTGTTCCAGGGCCCACCCTTGGAGAAACCCTCTGGCCTGTCAGGCACAGCTTCAGCCTGTGCCCTTGTGGGTTAGAACTAGGTCCTGCATCTTGGTCTGACAGTCAAGCTCCACTGAAAAGAGTCACTCTTTCAGAGACTTCCCACACTGACCCCGGACCACAGACTTAATGATGCAGATACTGAGTTTATTGTACAGAAGGTGGAGTTTTGCCGGAGCATGAGAGTAAAGACTAAACTTGTGCATTTTTCTTGCTCTCACAAGTGGCCCAAcacatttgttccctcctttccagTTCCTTTAGAATCCCTGAGGCCTACCTCGGTGCTCTGCTCTCCGTCTGTGCAGCTGCGTTCCCAAGATGATAAAGACCAGGAAGAGAAGAGCCCCTAGGATGACACAGAGCACCCAAGGCAGGGAGAAGATGCCGTAGTCCGGGGAGGAGGGTGCAGGGTTTcctgggggaagaaaaggggacttcaGCCTCTAGAGAGGACCCGATGTCCAGGAGCACTCCTGAACTCAGTCTCTCTTTAGTCCTTGGCTCCAGGAGAGTGTCAGCTCAGGTCACATGGGTTTTCTTGTGCCTCAAGACGTGCCTGACCTAGGAGCTGCTCTCGGTGTGTCACCTGTGTTCTCAATGTGGTCTTAAGGTGCTCTACATGCCTGTGAACACTAGGGTCCCCGTTTTGTTATAATAGGGCAATCAAAATTGACAATGTCTAATTGTGTCAGAAATATGGAAAAATTTTGTATTGCAGATCCTTGAGAAATCTGAGTCTCTTCTCTATCACATGATCATATCCAAAAGCCACTTACCTTTAGTGGTGGGAGGAGATGTTGACCTCTCTCctggaaggaagagaaagaacaTGGGAACACTGGAGAGGCCATCATGTCACACCTATCATCATGTAACATTCTCCCAGTTCTCAGGAGACCACATCTGTCTGTGTCTAAAGCCAGCGCACAGGCAGACAGGTCTGCCCAGGAAGAGTTTCTGGATACAATCTCAGTCCTCTTTCAACCTACACTCTTGCTCCCCACTTCTGCACTCACCTGAGCACCTCACTCCAGCATCCTCCTCATGCTTGCACTCACTAGGGCCCCAGGGCTGAGCTGCACAGGCCCACAGGGAGGACTCCCTGCCCCTGCACTGCACATTATCCAGCCAGATGCTCCCATTTCCTGGACCGAATGCAGCCTCGTGCAGGGCTTCCAGGGCAGAGCCACAGCCCAGCTGCTGACACACCACCTGGGCCTCTGCCAGGCTCCAGGAGTCATCACACACGGTGCCCCAGGAGCCATTGTGCCAGATCTCCACTCGCCCTGAGCACTTGCTGTCTCCTCCCCTGAGGCGGAGCTTCTCCCTGTCTGGAAGCAGGAACACTTATTACTGACAGTGGAAAGCTGGCAACCCGAGAACCAGTAGAGGAAAGATCTGCGGAGTGACTACCTTTGCAGGGTGCGCCGGTGGGACAGCTCTTAGGCTTCTTTCCTGAAAAAACAGGCAATGGGGAAGAGCTGGATTAGGGGGATCTAGAAACAATCAAGTGGCCAGAGGCTTCAATATCAACTTCAACAGGTTTAAAACTGAGACGTGCACTTAAAAACAGGTTGCCAACTTTTCTAAGATATGAAGTCTCCATGTTGTGCATAAGTAGAACTGCACTTcatggggggttgtttgttttaaggTTTTTATGGTGGGTTgactgaaggtttacagaatgaaGGTTGACAGGACAGTTTTCTGTTCATCAATTTATATACATGTTGTTTCATCtccttgattgcaatccccacaatgcaaCATTAATTATCCTACTTCCTTGCTTTTTcttgtttctctccttttttcaTTCCTAAccatctgaactttgttcttgcatagatgctgctcttttgatctcaaatgattgattattctaagatgTGTGTACTTCCCTGCCTTGATTTCATTTATCTCTTGagacagtggtgggattcaatctGTCCAAAAGGGAttacctaattttttgttgaatTGGCGAtctggttgttaaaatggcacttgggtCAGGGTTCTCACTATGGTGGAGATCTGGGCAGTCacacaatgtggaaatcacaaagtcACATTCCTTATCTTCTTAACATTCTTTTTAACATTACTAAGCACCCGTAGTAATGTTCACTCCTCCCATAGGTATAAAAATTAGATGGTGCAACACTTTAATATgtatccatgtttcctgaaattcgATATACTTTTAACGATTGTTATTGCCTTGCATCTGTGACTTCAGTAAACACGCACAGAACTCGAAGAGGgaaaagtgccaaacaaccagagggggACCCGGTGTCATGCACGCCGTTCATTTCAGCTTTGAGTCACACCCCAAATTCCCAGGCATGGAGTGGATTGTGATGCAATTCCGGGACATGTTCAACGAGCTAAAaagaacaattgctgtaagttcagcaggaGTGGAAAGGGATTTGTCAAAGGCGAACATAGTATGTTCAGAGGGCAGAGGTCGCCTGTTTCAAGTATATGGAACACAATGACTCTTCTCTAGCTGACCTACCTCAAAGGCAAGGGGACCCCCTCCTACAGAGAAAAgctggttaaggataaatcacacagcaatgatgctcgGATGAAAGTGAAGCAGATCACACGGGAAGACACAAATCAAGAagtaatatggaaatatcttaaatagcagttttattggtttttgtcagataatatttcatatttttcactaaaattttaaaactctttcttataacatAAACTAGTTTTGTATACCCCCCCTTTGCTGTACTTAGTTGAGTGTTAATTGTAtggaataataaactacctttcagtatatcatttttttaacatttaagtGAAACCAATAGTTACACTTAGACTGCTGATTACAAGCTTTTAAATGGTCATTGGGGCAGTGAACCAGTTGGTaatttatttgaatcccaccactgtctTTACAGGACTGTCTCTGGTTTGGTTGAAAGTTGAGTCACGAGAGTGAGCTGATTCCCAGACCTAAAGGGTGACTAAGAGATAGAATTTCAGAGGTTCCACCCgtgtccatctttctctctttctgccactgactcaattccaactcatagcggcacTGTAGGAGAAAGTAAACCTGCCctatggctttccaagactataactcttcatgagagtaaaAAACATCTTGTCTGTCTCCCAAGGGACaccaagtggttttgaactgctgaccttgcagttagcagcccaacacataaccactaccctaTTAGGGCTCCAGCCTACTAGTCTCTATCTGATCAATGAAACTGATCTTTGTATGCAtatcattttgagttttgttccatatccttttcccactctgtccaggagcTTCTAACATGATCCCTTCCAGGACAATTGGTTATGGTAACTGGCATTGCCTAGTTTGTCTAGTCTCAGGGTCCAAGAGATTAATGTTTTATGGTCCATTAAACTATtagattaatttttttcatttatcttcTTCCCTCCACTCAGGGAGAAACCAATAGTTACACTTTAGACTGCTCCTTACAATCTTCTAAGACGCTAACCAGCTACTCACTGAAGTCTGGTGTAGGGTTTTCAGGGACTGGGTTTGGGGAATtatattgccagacctttcttttgtGGCCTATGGGTGGACTCGAACTACCAATCTGTCTGAAAGCAGCTGCATTAACTATTTGCATCACACAAGGACATATACTACTGTTCTTTttcctttattctttttctttccatttttttggtttgcttttccaTGGATTCATCagttcaagaaaaaaataaaatcttcttTAGCCAGGAAAGCAAAATGACTTTTGGACTAGAGTCCTGATTTTATTGCTGAGGTGGGTTTTACCACTACGTAGCATAATTGAAAGTGAAGGCCCATCTCTAGCCTCCCATATTCTAGGTTATAAGATTCCATCTACAAAATTTGTGTTTTCACTGAAGTACACGATCAAGATGCTCGTATCTCTGTTTACACCCAATTATGTTTTGATACTTTTATGACCAGGTTAGATtttactttaaattttttattgctACCATGTGTTTCCAGTATTGGAAGGTAAGTCAGAATTGGGGGAAAGGGGGCATATTTTGAGACAATATAGTTTTGGATACTTAAGTTGGACACATATATCTCAAGTGGTTTCTTGGGGTGCGATTAGTGATGTGAGGCCTGTTTCTTCAGAGTTGTGCAGTTATGCGAGCCTAACCGGGACGTACTGTAATCAGGATAGGAGCTTTTCAAGAAAGCGGAGAAGCTGAAAATGATAGTGACCGATGCAAGCCTAAAAAGTCTCTTCATATTTCTCAGGAAACAGATATAAGGTTCGAGAATTAATCTTCTTAATGTGTAAGTGCATTTTGTAGACTTAATCTGACATTGAAGCTATACAAttaaacaaacacaacaaaatgATGGTATAGTCCACCCAAGTTCAGATAACTAATTCACCTTCACAAACGATGTGAGCGACTTCATTTGGAGGGCAGGATCTGTTGTTCCAGGGATCAGAAGGACACTGCCACAAGGTAGAGTCACTTTTGTGACATTGGATTCTATCCACCcactggagcagagagcctgtCCTGACACCAGCAGAAATGTTGAGCTGCCCAGTGTTCCCACAGCCCAACTGCCTGCAGATCACAGCCAGCGTGGTGGACTCCATCAGGTTACTGCAGACGCTGCCCCACGTGCCGTTGTAGAAGACTTCCAGCCACCCAGCACAGTCATGGTCATCACTCACCAGCCTCAGGGCCAGAGACTCTGGAagtagagatgaaaagaatgaggCCCTGGGGTGCAGGGTGACTGACCTTAGTGCTGTGGTCCTCCACTGTCAGGAGATGTGACTCTTGATCTCAGACACTGCAAAGGACTCGTCCACTTTGACGGAGTTTATAAAATCCTTTCTGTTCGCTTTCCTTAATCGGGGTATGTCTGCCTCCATTTGAACCCTGTAGTCTCGCATTATCAGGACTGGAGCAATTGCGGCAAGGGGATGCGGGACTTCTAGAGAGACACGCAAGATTACAAGCCACTTAGATAGCCCTTTTTACTAGGTCTGAAATACAAGTGCTGCTTTTGTTTGGATAACTCTGGGAAAAGCTACCTTttgaaaggaaacactgccagaaaGAAACTGCTTGAACAGCAAGGAGcccagcagaaagcctcttcctcTCCAGTTAAATCAGCTCAAGCTCCCCAGGGACCGACCCCACCTCTGGGGTGCTCCATGCAGCTTCCCCCAGGATGCAGACATGGGAGAGCATACCTGAGCAGATGGCCCCTGCGTCTTCCTTGTGTCTGCAGTTGTGCTTCTTCCAGCCCTGGGAAGGGCACTTCCACACATGGGACTCCTCCCCAGTGCATTGCAGATCATCCAGCCAGATGGGTCCCGTCCCTTCCCCAAAGTGAGCAGAGGCAGTGGCATTAATGGCCACTCCACAGCCCAGCTGTCTGCACACCACATGGGCATCCTTCATATCCCAGTTGTCATCGCAGATGGTGCCCCAGGACCCCTGGTGAAGaatctctactctcccagcacagGGGCTGCCCCCGTCCACCAGGCGGAGCCATCTGCTCTCTAGGGAAAGAGAGACATGTCAATCAGGAATTTAGGCAGGATTGAGTAGGGGTCTGCTGCTGTGGGACCTCACCTGAGCGGTTGGCAGCTCTGTCCTCCAAGGCTGCAGAGCCCGCTGGATGAGACGTGGAGTTGTTGCCTGGGAGCAGAAGATGGGTCTGTTTTCCTACAAGGGACACACTGCTCAGTAGGACCAACAACATTATTGGTAGGGTTCCATGCAAAATAACATGTGGGCTTCTTGTTCAAAAAGTAGTAAGCTTTCAAAAAAGTAACAGAAAAGCATTAAATTACGTGCAGGTCATTCTAAGGCACAGACCACATCCGCTGAGCTCAGCTCTGACGTTCATCTCGATGAACATGAGGTTAGAAACATTAGAGCTTAAGAAACACAGTCTTTACAACTACTACACTCCAAAACGCCCTGTCATTGAGTGgctgccgactcagagtgaccctaggatgcagggtggaatggcccctgCGGGTTCCAAAACTCTAACTGTttggggagtaaaaagccccttctTCCTCCCAGGGGACTGTTTCAAAGtgatggccttgcagttagcagctcaacatttcACAAGTATGCCACCCAGGTCTTGTAGGACCTGACAATTCCATTCCTAGATGTAACCcaaaaagaggaaagcagagacTCAGATACTTCTGTGCCAACATTCACTGAGACTCTAGCAATAGCTGAAAGGTAAAAACAGCCTAACTTCATCAGCAGATAAATATGTCAATAACATGTAGTACATGCACGCCGTTGAATACTACTCAGGCAGGAAGAGCAATAAAGTTGTGAGACACACTGTTCCATGGGAGCAAGTtgaagctttctacccctgtgagcagttactgtttcagaaatccacaggggccattGTACTCTGCCTGCacggtcatgatgagtcagaatcaagtccatggccgtgagtttggttttgctatgTTTTTGTATGTATGAATGGACCTTGAGGACATTCAAACTCaaacagtgccattgagtcaactgcgactcacagtgacactatagaatggggtagaattgcctctgtgagttttcaagacttaaTTTTTTCCTCTGACGTTTACTCTGTTTTTTAACAATTGTATTACCCCTTCatgcacatgtcatacaattcaataatccagtcatatcgagaagagttgtacaattatcaccacagttaattccagaacattttcttcttccttgtgctcattgttattcatgtaattatatttttaattgtggcataaatatacacaacaaaacattcttcaaatcaaccacttctacatgtataattcagtgccattgatttatACTCTTCATATTATACAACCATTattaatatccttttccaaattatcccaccaccatGGACATACACTCAAATGCCCCCTAGTcaacaactcttcctccttcacccatggtcacCATTGGTCAAGGTCAAATTTGTTTTTAGGAGTTTTCTTGATagtgttcacatatcatacacttccatggttaaatcactttttaaagagttgtatatacatcatcacaatcagttctagtgctccttcctgaattcattgtttgctccccaaattccctTACCCACACCTCACTCCCCAACCCTCTCCACATCCCCGATCAACCCTTGCATCAGCTATTGTCTCCGTGCGGTCGCTCCTTGCTTCAAAACTGGGAcacccaacagaaataataaaagaaaatggcaaaaatgaaaataatactataaagataaaaatacaaataaaaaataggaaagaaaaggCCACCATCAATATTCTAAAAGCCAGAAAACAAACTTCTGTCATGGGACAAGCAAGGAATATTTAAGCCtaaagcaaattcaggttgggtcaagagggaggtcaagtgACCAAAAATCAAGACTATtgatcttcacagaagtagaaagtctcatccttctaAGCTAAGTGGGACAAATATTTTGCTATCTCATTCATATAAAATTACAAGAATAGGCAAGCACAGAGATCAAAGTTCCTTACTGGTTGGTAGAAGTGAGAGGAAAAAGAAGTGCTGCTGTTTGTGAAGCACTGAGTTTCCATTGATGGTGGAAAGATCACACTGATTGAGGGTAGGTTTTCATAGCTGTTactgtaattgctgtcaataaagtTGTACCTGTATGTGGGAGATGTGCCCAATCCTAGCCCACCACACTGCGGTGAACACGAAGGGTGTACAGCGGAGcagccaggggagcaaagcaacgaagtccctggggagtgccaaaggtggacttgggggccaggccgtggcaccccagGAGACTCGACtgtaaaacactcataaaggtcaatggacagacctggaacagTTTGAGTGCTTCtcagtttttgctgttggtttttcttttctttattatttttttattttgttttattagctGTTgatttctattttgtcttctttttctgttatgttttgctttgctttgtttttgtgtgtattgtTGTCTacgcatgtctatctggacaagataggctggatgaacaatccagaagagagaacaatgggaccgacagttcctggggggcaCGAAAGAGGAAGTGATGTAGGAAAAGGaggggggtgccaacaaacccagggacaaggaaacaataagtgatctaaaattgattatgagaagggcataggatgttggggggtgggggatcaatcaagggcaatgtagccaagaggaattaccaaaacctgaatgaaggccaaacatgacagtgggacaggagaaaagtaaaaggaaatagaggaaacaactggGAGACATAGgacctttatagaggtctaaatacagtcatgtatacatgtaaacacatttatatacaatgacaggggaatagagctatttacatatatttatttataaagtattttggtagcagatggacattggatctccattcaagtattccctcaatgcaagaacaatttgttataCTAagacagcattctgtgatgcccatcTTCCCCGACacattcactgaagacaaaatgggtgtataagcaaatgtggtgaataaagttgttggtgcctggctatcaaaagatatagtgtctggggtcttaaaggcttgaagataaataagtggccatctagctgaaaagcaacaaagcccagaaggaagaagcacaccagcctgggtgaccatgagatgtcgatgggatcaggtagcaggcatcaaagacccaaaacaaaacaaacaaaaggtttATCAATGGGGATGAGGGGGAGAACAGagtgagactcaaagcccatcggtagtcaATTAGATATCCCCTGTCAGAatagccacaaggaagagacaaaccagtaatggtgcagtatagcaccgatgaaacatacaactttcctctagttctttaatacttcctccctgcccgcccccctcccacacacacactatcatgatcccaattctatcttaccaatctggttagaccagaagaacgGAACACGGGAaacccagaacagataaacccctcaggacaagtaAATGGAGCAGCAATAAAAAGAGGGTaagtgggaaggggtgggggggagtaaggggcactgatcacaatgatccacatatggCCCCCATCGGAGGggtatggacagcagaaaagtgggtgaaatgagacagcagtcagtgtaagacatgggggaagaatttataaattatcaagggggcgtgggggagggagggaaggtggaggtgggaaggggaaaatgaggagctaaaaggaaaacaaagttgTAAAATTGTCAAAAGTTGTGGTGGAGCTATATTTAGTGGGGGGAAGTAATACTGCTAAACTACCATATACAACCAAACACCTCATGGGTTTTGGTTTCTTGGTCTGAAGGCTTAGGGTCACGGCTCCTTGGGACACATGATGATGTGTTTGGTGTTTCTGTGCTACCTTCTGGTTTGTTGCATATGCctgggggtcttaaaatcttgaaagtAGCCAACCAAAGCACAATCACTCTCTATTTTGCTggagcaaaagaaaaagaaagggagtCAGGCACAGGAAGAGATTGGGGG
This genomic interval carries:
- the LOC142451658 gene encoding antigen WC1.1-like encodes the protein MVELLYVELKLDGGAHGWFVRLAAGSGPCSGRVEVYPETEWTPVSDRNFTDATAHVICAELECGKAVSVRGDMPLRDTNGKIWAEEFQCEGSEAELRLCPRVPCPGGTCHRGRAVHVECSRYTGLRLAPPNGSECEGQVEIQFLGDWRPLCDSLWDLADANVVCQDLGCGVALSTPARVPFQEGSGQVWNHRFRCSGTESHFWECPVTALGNPNCFHGDAAAVICSGNNSTSHPAGSAALEDRAANRSESRWLRLVDGGSPCAGRVEILHQGSWGTICDDNWDMKDAHVVCRQLGCGVAINATASAHFGEGTGPIWLDDLQCTGEESHVWKCPSQGWKKHNCRHKEDAGAICSESLALRLVSDDHDCAGWLEVFYNGTWGSVCSNLMESTTLAVICRQLGCGNTGQLNISAGVRTGSLLQWVDRIQCHKSDSTLWQCPSDPWNNRSCPPNEVAHIVCEGKKPKSCPTGAPCKDREKLRLRGGDSKCSGRVEIWHNGSWGTVCDDSWSLAEAQVVCQQLGCGSALEALHEAAFGPGNGSIWLDNVQCRGRESSLWACAAQPWGPSECKHEEDAGVRCSGERSTSPPTTKGNPAPSSPDYGIFSLPWVLCVILGALLFLVFIILGTQLHRRRAEHRDAHAFEDALEEALYEDIDYLVNPEKGKLLELSEPPGSPADASEHGYDDTEELPFPEISPTPGMSEKHFFPEGRNDAQWSQAGESLQPPSKAAYSKMDGKASSVVHGHGEDLGYDDVELSTM